GGCTTTTCACGCCAAAACCGGCACACCCTGCAAGGATTACCGGTAGCAGGCAGAGCACCGTCAGCACACAATTTCGGAGCTTCATGGCAATTTCACCTCTCTGTATTTGAGTTTAACCAGGGTGGCGTTAAGAGAATCGTCGGGGTATTCAGGCCAAAAGAGATGCAGATTCTTTCCGTCGGCAAAGAGAAAAGGATAAAATTCGTTATCGCAGCCGGGATTTTCGGAAACGTTTACATCCTCCTTCTGCCAGGTTTCCCCGCCGTCGGTGGAGTAGTTTATGAAAATATTGGATCTGACCAGACGAAAATCCTGCCAGGCGACGGCTATCAGTTTTCCGTCGGGTGAAACGTAAAGGTCTCCGTAAACTGCAGAGGTGGTATCGTGGGGATAGTGTCGAATCGGAATTGGCTTTTCCCAGCCTTCATCCTGATTCATCCTGATCAGATACACCGACGGGCGATTTCCGAATTCCGGGATGAAACCGCGCTTTCTCTTGCTTTTTGCAAAATCGGTGAGGACGAAAATGGCCGATCCGGTAGAACGCACTTCAAGCCTGCTCACGGGGTTTTGAGGCACATCAGGTACAGCGGCCTCCTTCCATCCTCCGGACTCGCTTTTAACGGCATAATGAACACCTCTGGCCCCCGCCCAGAAAACATAGGGCTTTGTGTTCAGGAAAGCAATGGAGACATACGCAGGAGCCCACCCTTTCGGAGATGCCACCATCTCGGGTTCTTCCCATTTCCTGCCGTCTTCGGAGCTGGTGTGGAATATGCCGAATTTTCCGCTTCGGGAGCCCTTGAACAGGAGGTGAAATGTCCCTCCGGCGTCAACGGCCAGGACGGGTTCTCCCGGGTTGTACTCCTCGGGAACAACAACGAAATCTTCCGAGAGGAAGGTGCGACCTCCGTCTTCGGATGTGCTTGCGTTGAGGGTGTACTTTCTGGCCCGTTCGTCCTGCCAGATTACCACCGCCTTATTCCCCGATGAGGCCACTGCAACCTGAGGAAGAGGCTGGCCTTTTTTACTGCTCAATCTTACGGTTACCGGCTTTTCCGCCCGATCATGAGGAATAAATCCGGCCATCATCCGCTTTTCGATCTCAGGCCCGGTTTCGTCTCTTACCCACCATACCGCGATGACCCCTTCCGGTGTTTCCACGATACCGCCCGTTGCCCCACTTGCCGCCTTTTCGGGCAAGGTGGTTTCAAAAAGCAGTTCGGGGGACTTTCCTTCGAAAGATTGGACCACAAAGCGGGACTGATCGGGCCACATAGCAAGAAACCACTTACCCTGCTCCTCACGGCTCTGGATTATGTGAGGTCGGCGGTCGATCACCCCCGATACAGTTCCGAACTCTATCGGGTCTTCGAGCTTCATTCTTTCTGCATGGGCGGGTGTAAAATTCAAAGCCACGAGAAGGACCAGAAAAATCGCTTTTTTAAAGTGGAAACCGGTCATATATGGTTATCCTCCTTACGTGAAGGCAATAAAAAAGGGAAGACCTCGTCTTCCCTTTTTCTAAAACTTAAAAAAGGGGGATCGAAATCCCCCGACAACTCAGCTATTTATAGACGATGATTGTTGATATTTACCCAGCTGTTGGTCATGCTGCCGCCGAAGCCGGTGCCGTACTCAATCTTGAATACCGTGGCCTGATCACCATTGACATCGTCTCCAGCGACATTATCTCCGTCATAGTTATTAACGGCCGAAAGTCTTAGCAAGCTCCAGCCACCGTTCTGTGCCCATGCGGGAATAACCCCACCGAGCAGGTCTTCAAGGGTTACGACATCAACACATGTAACGGTTTGATCTTCGCCGATCGACGGGCAAACTTCCTTTCTATCACAGAATCCATACTCATTTGCCGTGCCGGGTTTTACGAATCGAATTGTAGCAGTATAGTCATTAACATTCGGACACATGGTAGCACCTGTACCGCTCGGATCATCCAGCGGAGTTACGATAAACTTGGTTGTGAAATCAGTTGAAGGAAGCACCGTTACGACTTCTTGCTGACCTTCATCTAATGCTTCTTTGGTCAAGCCGCTAAAGACTCCAGTTTGAGCACAAGAAGTGGCACTTTTTCTTCCAAGCAATGCCCTGTCGCCAACAGCCGCACCGTTTACAACTTCAAGGATCGTGTATTCGCCATCAATTACGCAGTCTGCCTCAACTACCAGATAACCGCGGCCTGTGGAATAACCCGACAGGTGCTCTAAATCAAACTGGCCGGTACCGGGAGAGTTGGTATCACCAAAAAGAGCGCCCGTTCCAAAATGTCCTGACACATCCCAGCTTACCATATCCCATTTGGTAAGCGTTAGGTTGTCATCGTATTCCGAGCAGGTCTCCTCCCATTCGCCGTTGTCGTAAACTTTAAAGTAGTAACGAAGATGGGCATTGCAGGTATTGTTTACTGTGTTTACGAGGGTAACAATAGTCGCCACCGTTCCCGGATTAGAAACAAAATAGGGATACAAAATCACCTGTGAATTCGTTTGAGCCTGCGCACTTGCGGCGAAGGCCAAAAAAGCCCCTACCACCAACATTAACGCCACTTTCTTCATTTTTTCCTCCTTTTTACCAATAGAACCAAAGAATTACCACCCTTTCAGATCAAACCCAAAAGTCCAACCTTAAGAACCAAACCAACCCTTCCCTCTTCGTCTGCTCTCACCCCCTTCAACCATCCACACATAAAACCCCATCCATCTGAACGACAATTCTCATAACCCAATATACTAACCTTCCTCATACCAGCAATGGTCTCACAATGTCAACACCTTTCGCATAAAGAGACCCAACAACCAACCTCTTTCCCGACATTCCTTACAGGAAGTCTATCACCCTCGGATAAAAAACACGCATAAATGTTATCCCGATCAGGAAAAATGTCAATGAGAAACTTATCACGGCAAGCCACAAAACAAAGGATCCCGGCTGGAGATTGAGCATAATTTCCCGAAATAACACAATAAATGTATGCGCAGGGTTGACGGCCAGTACTATTTCCCATTTATCCGGAATTAGCTCCGGCGGATAGATGATCGGTGTGGCGTAAAACCACAGGGTCAGTAAAATGTTGATAAAGTGCGTGAGATCACGCCAGTACACGTTGAGTACCGAAAAAAGCCAGCCCAGCCCGGTAGTAAACAGGGCAAGGAAAAACGTCAAGGGGATCAGGAAAACTGCCGTATAGATTGGCCTCAGGTCAGGAAACCCTGTGGTGAGCCTGTAAAGCAGGAACAAAAACAAGCCCGCCGTCAAACCTATAAAGGCTTCCAGGACTATTGAAGGAACCAGCACCATCGGCGAAAAGAAGACTTTTTTCAATATTGGACCTTCGTTTACAAGCGCCGTCGTCGATTTCGTAAGAGCGTTGCAGAAAGATGTCCAGACCCAGATCCCGCAGAAAAGGAATTCTCCAAAACCGTAGGGCTTATCGATTTTCAGTTTGAAGATAATCGCCACTGCAAAATAGTAGATGCAGAACATAACGGCGGGATTTAAAAACATCCATACAACGGCTCCAAAAGGCCCGCCGTACTGCATCCTGATATTTCTGAAGGCTCTATGGGCCGTCAACAAAGCGTAACGCTTCCACATCATGATGCTTACTCCCCCGGTTTTCGTAAGGAAACGAGCTGAAGCCCGTTGACGGAATAACGGGAGAGGTTGTCCCTCAATACCCTGTAGGTAATCTCATGTGGATGCCCTATGGCAAGGGCATAACCCTGGGTTGACGCCCTTCGGGCGAGTTCTGCCAGCTGGGACACTATAAATTTCCGGGTGAGTTCATGGTCGATGAAGACGTTTCTTTCGAGACAGGGGACTCCTACCTCCCTTGCAGCTTCACAGGCGACCGTTTTAGCAGTCGTACGGCTGTCGACAAAAAAAAGCCCTTCTTCTTTGAGCCATCTCATGAAGCGCCTCATGGCTTCCCGGTCTTCCGTAAACCTGGAGCCCATGTGATTGTTAACGCCCAGGGCTCCCGGTACCTGTTTCAGGGCTTTTTTGAAAAGTCGGTATTGTTCTTCTTCTGATTGAGACAGAAGCAGTGCCCCCGGTCCCGGATTTACCTCCGGGTATCCCCGGGGCTCCATGGGCATGTGAAGAAGCAGAGTTCTCCCGCTTTTTCTTATCATCTCGGCAACTTCTTTTGAATGAGCTTCGTAGGGGAGTACGGCGAAGGCAAGAGGATAGGGAAGAGCGAGGAACTTCTTCGCACTTTCAATGTCCCGTCCCATGTCGTCGATTATGATGCTGACCGTTCCCCGCGGTTTTTGTATCTGCCGATCGGCAATTGCATGACTTACCTTGTGTTCTTCATTAGCTTCGGGTATTTCCGCATCGGTCGAATAAGGCGGTTCCCTGCCCGCGTCGGCTTCTTCTTCCGGTTTTTCCGTGAGTTCGGTTTCAGGGGCGGTCGGGAGCCTTCTTTTTTCGGTGTGGGGCATTTTGTAAGGTGCCTTTTCAGAGATCAGGGGTTTTCGAACTTCCGATAATCTCTGGTTCTCCGGGGGTTTCGATATGGTGGACATCTGCTGAAGAAGTAGCATGAGGCCGCCCCATAGAAGCAGAAGAGAAGCCCAGAACACGATAAACCCTCGAGAAGGTAGGTTTATCCTTTTCTTCTTTGAAGAGCTTTTCTTCTTCCGCTTCCCTACAGGATTCTTCTTTTTTCTCTTTTTCCCCTGAGATGTCATGACGGAAACCTCAAAAAAATCCCTCCCGGAGAAATATACAGCGAGGCGATCGAAGGGTACAGCAGAAACATTCTTTACTGAAAGGGCTTAAAGGCCCAACCCTTGGAATTGACAGCCCCGATTATGCGGCCTAAATAGTCGTAAGCCAACCACGAGTTCACCTGTTATTAACGTGTGTGGAGGAGGAAGCCGTGAAGAGCTGTGTCAAACTTTTTTGCCGGTTGCTTGTTGCTGTAATGTTTTTTTCGGCTGCCGTGACGGCCTTTGCCGGAGAACCGTACAGGATCGGTGCCGTCTTTTCGGTGACGGGGGTTGCTTCCTTTCTCGGTGAGCCTGAGAAGAAAACGGCGGAGATGATTGCAGAGAAGGTTAACGCCTCAGGAGGGATTAAGGGGCATCCCGTTGAGCTTATAGTTTACGACGATGAGAGCGACGCCACGAAAGCCATTCTCGCCGTAAGAAGGCTCATCAAGAAAGACAATGTGGCCGTAATAATAGGTCCCACCAGAAGCGGTGAGAGCCTCGCCGTGGCACCGGTGGTGGAAAAAGAGCAGGTGCCTCTTATTTCCTGCGCCGCAAGCTACAAGATCGTTACGCCCGTTGAAGAACGCCGCTGGGTTTTTAAAGTCGCTCCGTCGGACAGTCACGTGGTTCAGAAAATGTACGAGTTCATGGTGGCCCGGGGAATCAAACGAATCGGGATTATGACCGTTTCGACCGGTTACGGTTCAAGCGGTCGGGAAGAACTCCTGAGGTATGCGCCTCAGTACGGGATAGAGATCGTTGCGGACGAGCGCTACGGTCCCAAGGATACGGACCTTACTGCACAGCTCACCAAGATTCGGTCAAAAGACCCTCAGGCCATAGTCAACTGGTCCGTGGGGCCTACCCAGATACTTGCGGCAAAAACGTGGAAACAGCTCGGTATGGGTGACATTCCCTTTTTCCAGAGCCACGGCTTCGGGAACAAAAAGAACATAGAGATGCTCGGTGCGGATGCCGAGGGCATATTTGTTCCTTTACCGCCCATAGTGGTGGGTCCGATACTTCCCGAAGATCATCCTCAGAAAAGGGTGATAATGGAGCACACGGGAGAATATGAAGCCCGCTATAATGAGCCCGTTTCTTCCTTCGGCGGACATGCCTGGGATGCCATGAAGCTTGCTCTGGCCGCGCTGGAAGCCGTAGGTCCCGACAGGGCGGCGATAAGAGATTTCATAGAAAACACGAAGGGGTTCGTGGGACAGTTGGGGGTATTTAACTTTTCTCCTGCCGACCACAACGGCCTGAGCAAGAAGGATCTAATCATGGTTCAGGTTAAGAACGGAGAGTGGACCATAGTGGAATAAAAAGAGGCCGGGCAGGTGACCCTTGCACGAGATGAGCATCGCTCAGGCTTTGTTTGACATCGTTCGGGACGAGGCCGAAAGGCACGGCCTGTCCAGAGTCGAGCGCGTTGCGGTGCAGGTCGGAGAGATGGCGGCTGTCGTGCCCGAGGCGCTGAGGCTTTGTTTTTCCATCATCAGCCGGGGGACTTTTGCCGAAAACTCGGAGCTCGACATTGAAATAGTCCCCGTAGTGGCACGATGTCGCCGATGCGGATTGATGTTCGAAGTCGAGAATTTTTCATTCCGCTGTCCCGACTGCGGTACCGAAGGTGCCGACTGCATGAGCGGAAGGGAGTTACTCGTCCTCGAGGTTGAAGGCTTAAGCGGAGGGGAAGTGTGAAGGAGAAGGTGAAGATTCCCGTCGTGTGCCCCATCCTTGAAGCCCACGAAAGGATGGCGAGAGAAAATCGAGAAATCTTTGATTCTCTGGGCATTTACGTCGTGAACCTTATGAGCGGGCCAGGTGCCGGAAAGACAACCCTTCTTGAGCGGACTATTGAAAGGCTGAAGGGTGATCTGAAAATTGCCGTTATCGAGGGGGACATTCAATCGCAAGAGGACGCAGAGAGGATTGCCGGAAAGGGTATTCCCGTTGTGCAGATAAACACGGGAGCAGCCTGCCATCTTGACGGAGCCATGATTCGTACCGCTCTTGAGTCTCTCAATCTCAAAGGGATTGACCTCCTGATCATCGAAAATGTGGGAAACCTTGTCTGTCCGGCGGAGTTTGATCTGGGTGAGCACGAAAAGGTGATGATTCTGAGTGTGGCAGAAGGACACGACAAGCCGCTAAAATATCCCCTGATGTTTCAGAAGTCCTCGGTTCTCATCATCAACAAGATGGATCTTCTCCCTTACGTTGAATGTGATGTTGAGAAAATCCGAAAATTTTCACTTAATCTCAACCCGGATCAGGTTGTTTTCCCGCTGTCCTGCAAAACCGGTGAAGGACTGGATGCCTGGTGTGATTATCTGAGATCCAGAGTGTCTTCTCGATAAGGGTTCGTAACCGGGTCGAGGCAGATCGACCCGGTTACCGGTTTCGTCAGGCCTTCCCGACCATTGCGGACATTCTTTCCTGAAACATCCTGGCATAAGTTTCCCGGAGGCTTGCGGGCACGTCTT
This portion of the Thermodesulforhabdus norvegica genome encodes:
- a CDS encoding ABC transporter permease, with product MMWKRYALLTAHRAFRNIRMQYGGPFGAVVWMFLNPAVMFCIYYFAVAIIFKLKIDKPYGFGEFLFCGIWVWTSFCNALTKSTTALVNEGPILKKVFFSPMVLVPSIVLEAFIGLTAGLFLFLLYRLTTGFPDLRPIYTAVFLIPLTFFLALFTTGLGWLFSVLNVYWRDLTHFINILLTLWFYATPIIYPPELIPDKWEIVLAVNPAHTFIVLFREIMLNLQPGSFVLWLAVISFSLTFFLIGITFMRVFYPRVIDFL
- a CDS encoding ABC transporter substrate-binding protein; translation: MKSCVKLFCRLLVAVMFFSAAVTAFAGEPYRIGAVFSVTGVASFLGEPEKKTAEMIAEKVNASGGIKGHPVELIVYDDESDATKAILAVRRLIKKDNVAVIIGPTRSGESLAVAPVVEKEQVPLISCAASYKIVTPVEERRWVFKVAPSDSHVVQKMYEFMVARGIKRIGIMTVSTGYGSSGREELLRYAPQYGIEIVADERYGPKDTDLTAQLTKIRSKDPQAIVNWSVGPTQILAAKTWKQLGMGDIPFFQSHGFGNKKNIEMLGADAEGIFVPLPPIVVGPILPEDHPQKRVIMEHTGEYEARYNEPVSSFGGHAWDAMKLALAALEAVGPDRAAIRDFIENTKGFVGQLGVFNFSPADHNGLSKKDLIMVQVKNGEWTIVE
- a CDS encoding divergent polysaccharide deacetylase family protein encodes the protein MTSQGKKRKKKNPVGKRKKKSSSKKKRINLPSRGFIVFWASLLLLWGGLMLLLQQMSTISKPPENQRLSEVRKPLISEKAPYKMPHTEKRRLPTAPETELTEKPEEEADAGREPPYSTDAEIPEANEEHKVSHAIADRQIQKPRGTVSIIIDDMGRDIESAKKFLALPYPLAFAVLPYEAHSKEVAEMIRKSGRTLLLHMPMEPRGYPEVNPGPGALLLSQSEEEQYRLFKKALKQVPGALGVNNHMGSRFTEDREAMRRFMRWLKEEGLFFVDSRTTAKTVACEAAREVGVPCLERNVFIDHELTRKFIVSQLAELARRASTQGYALAIGHPHEITYRVLRDNLSRYSVNGLQLVSLRKPGE
- the hypA gene encoding hydrogenase maturation nickel metallochaperone HypA, with translation MSIAQALFDIVRDEAERHGLSRVERVAVQVGEMAAVVPEALRLCFSIISRGTFAENSELDIEIVPVVARCRRCGLMFEVENFSFRCPDCGTEGADCMSGRELLVLEVEGLSGGEV
- the hypB gene encoding hydrogenase nickel incorporation protein HypB; amino-acid sequence: MKEKVKIPVVCPILEAHERMARENREIFDSLGIYVVNLMSGPGAGKTTLLERTIERLKGDLKIAVIEGDIQSQEDAERIAGKGIPVVQINTGAACHLDGAMIRTALESLNLKGIDLLIIENVGNLVCPAEFDLGEHEKVMILSVAEGHDKPLKYPLMFQKSSVLIINKMDLLPYVECDVEKIRKFSLNLNPDQVVFPLSCKTGEGLDAWCDYLRSRVSSR